The window GGCAGTCCGTGCAGGACCTTGGCCGACAGGGCGCGCAACTCCGCCTCGTCGAACCGCGCCGGCGCGCGCGACAGGTGCCTGAGGTCGAAGCCTTCCGCCAACGCGTCGAGCGAGGCGACGGGCCGCACCGCCGCGGAGGAGCCGGTCAGCACCGCCATGGCGGCGACGGCCAGCGCCTCGACGCCCTCGTCGCGCAGCGCGCCGATCGCCAGCGCCCCGGAGCGCTTCGACAGGCCCTCGCCCGCGGCCGTGGTGAGGAGGTTGTGGTGAGCGAAGGCGGGCACGGCCGCGCCGAGCGCCTCGAAGATCTGGATCTGCACGGCCGCGTTGGTGACGTGGTCCTCGCCGCGGATGACGTGGGTGATGCCGAGGTCGGCGTCGTCGACCACCGAGGGCAGCGTGTAGAGGTAGCTTCCGTCGGCGCGCACCAGCACGGGGTCGCTCAGCGACGCGCAGTCCACCGTGCAGGGCCCCCGCACGAGGTCGTCCCAGGCGACCGTGCGGTGATCGAGCCTGAAGCGCCAATGCCGCCGGCGGCCTTCCGCCTCGAAGGCGGCGACCTGCTCGGGCGTCAGCTTCAGCGCCGCGCGGTCGTAGACCGGGGGCAGCCCGCGCGCCTGCAGGCGCTTGCGGCGCCGGTCGAGTTCGTCGGCGGTCTCGTAGGCGGGATAGAGCCGGCCCTGCCCGCGCAGGCGGTCCGCCGCGGCGGCGTAGAGCGCGAACCGGTCCGACTGGCGGACGACGAGGTCCGGCCGGACGCCCAACCAGTGCAGGTCGGCCTCGATCGATTCGGCATATTCGGCGCGCGACCGCTCGACGTCCGTGTCGTCGAAGCGCAGCACGAAGCGCCCTCCGGCCGCCCGGGCGAAGAGCGCGTTCAGCAGCGCGGGCCGGGCGTTGCCGATGTGGATGCGGCCCGTGGGCGACGGGGCGAAGCGGACGACGGGGGAAGCCATGCCGCACCTATGGCGGAGCGGTCCCCCCAGCGCAACGCGCTGCGGCCTGCGCGTCCGGGCGGGTGAGGCCCTCAGCTCGTCTCGCGGGCCATGACGGCGAAGGGGGTGCGCACGGTCTCGGGCGGCAGGACGGCGTTGTCGCGCCCGGACGCGACGGCCCGGAGCAGGAGCCGGCCCACCGCCTCGCCGATCCCTTCGGCGTCGACCGAGACCGTGGTGAGGCGCGGATGGCAGGAGCGCGACAGCTCGAAGTCGCCGAAGCCGGCGACCGCGAGGCGGCCCGGCACCGCCCAGCCCCGGCGCTGGCACTCGGCCAACGCCCCGAAGGCCGAAAGGTCGGACACGCACAGCACCGCGTCGACCTCCGGATGCCGCTCCATCAGGTCGACCACGGCCTCGCTGCCCTGCTGCATGGCGATCGGGGGAGCGCCGCAGGCGATCGTCAGGCCCGGCGGGAGCTTGAGGTCGCGCACCGCCCTCTCATAGCCCCGGCGGCGGTCCAGGCCGCGCGTGTCGCGGTCGGTCGATCCGCCGATGTAGGCGATGCATCGGTAGCCCCGCCCGTGGAGGTGCTCCACGATCGCGCCGGCCGCGGCGGCGTTGGAGAAGCCGACGACGTGCTCGATCGGCGCGTCAGGGAGGTCCCACATCTCGACCACCGGGATGCCCGCCGCCGCCAGGTGGCGGCGCGCCCGCCCGGTGTGGCGCCCGCCCGTCACCACGATGGCCTCGGGGCGGCGGCGCAGCATCGCCTCGATGAGCTGCTCCTCCTTGCGGACGTCGTAGTCCGTCGCGCCGAGCAGCATCTGCAGCCCGCTGCCTTCGAGGCGACGCTCGATGCCGCGGGCCGTGTCGGAGAAGTTGGAGTTGTTGAGCGAGGGGATCAGAACCGCGACGAAGCCGGTGCGCTTGGACGACAGGGTGCCGGCCGTGAGATCCAGCACGTAACCCAGCTCCTCCACGGCCTGCATGATGCGCGCGCGTGTCGCCGCCGACACGGTGCTGCCGCTCTTGAGCGCGCGCGACACCGTCATGGCCGACACCCCGGCCCGCGCCGCGACGTCGGCCATGGTGGGGGCCGGCCGGGCCGCGGCGGCCGGCTCGTCACCACCCGGCGGGGTGTTGATCGGCGTAGAGGGCATGGCGCGAGGTCTGGGCCGTGAGGTAGAGGCGGTCGCGCTTGCGGCCGCCGAAGGCGAGGCCGTTCGGCTGGCGGAGGTCGGCGACCGCGATCCCCGGGGTCCCGTCGGGATCGAGCCGATGCGCGTCGCTCGGCCGATCTCGACGGGCGCGGCGGGACTACTGGCCGGTCCAGATCTTCTTGTAGGCGTCGCGGTAGCCGTTGTCGGGGTCGAAGACGTTCCGCGGGCCGCCGTCGTAGGCGATGTTCTCGGCCGTCACGAGGTGGACCGGCGACACGTAGCCC is drawn from Lichenibacterium dinghuense and contains these coding sequences:
- a CDS encoding LacI family DNA-binding transcriptional regulator, whose translation is MADVAARAGVSAMTVSRALKSGSTVSAATRARIMQAVEELGYVLDLTAGTLSSKRTGFVAVLIPSLNNSNFSDTARGIERRLEGSGLQMLLGATDYDVRKEEQLIEAMLRRRPEAIVVTGGRHTGRARRHLAAAGIPVVEMWDLPDAPIEHVVGFSNAAAAGAIVEHLHGRGYRCIAYIGGSTDRDTRGLDRRRGYERAVRDLKLPPGLTIACGAPPIAMQQGSEAVVDLMERHPEVDAVLCVSDLSAFGALAECQRRGWAVPGRLAVAGFGDFELSRSCHPRLTTVSVDAEGIGEAVGRLLLRAVASGRDNAVLPPETVRTPFAVMARETS
- a CDS encoding glutamate--tRNA ligase, with amino-acid sequence MASPVVRFAPSPTGRIHIGNARPALLNALFARAAGGRFVLRFDDTDVERSRAEYAESIEADLHWLGVRPDLVVRQSDRFALYAAAADRLRGQGRLYPAYETADELDRRRKRLQARGLPPVYDRAALKLTPEQVAAFEAEGRRRHWRFRLDHRTVAWDDLVRGPCTVDCASLSDPVLVRADGSYLYTLPSVVDDADLGITHVIRGEDHVTNAAVQIQIFEALGAAVPAFAHHNLLTTAAGEGLSKRSGALAIGALRDEGVEALAVAAMAVLTGSSAAVRPVASLDALAEGFDLRHLSRAPARFDEAELRALSAKVLHGLPFDAVASRLALFGIVGAKAEPFWAAVRGNLSRFAEVAEWWSVVEDVVEPAVEDEAFLDRAAALLPPEPWGADTWGAWTAALKAETGRKGRALFHPLRLALTARDAGPDLKGLLPLIGRARASDRIRGTPA